In Gossypium hirsutum isolate 1008001.06 chromosome A10, Gossypium_hirsutum_v2.1, whole genome shotgun sequence, the DNA window GGGGTGATTGTCAGCCCTTGGACAAACCTTTTCTGTATCATGAGATCGATCGAAACGTTTCTTTCGGTACATAATGTACCATGCAATAGCCATGGCCAAAATAAAACCAACTCCTACTCCAATGGTGGTGCCAAAAACTAATCCCAACtcgaaagttttcatttcttaaaataaaaactgttaaaattttcacttaaatttattatttaataagaaaaaaagaagaagaagaaaaacaaagttatgttttcttttttcagttttttttcatACCCACAAGCATGTGCGGATTAGACCAGACTGTCTGGGAAAATTACAACCATCCATATATGGCACAAGTGCACGTGCGTTGGTATTAATTAAATAACgttaagatttttttatatagtaataaaGCTTCATAATCATTAAAATTAAGGGTGTGACACGTAATTAATTACTTGTTAATCCAGACGATTGCTTTAATGGATTAGTATGTTTGCCTTCAATATGGAGATTTTATGCCTATTTTGGTGGCTGATGAAATCTGGGAAAAAATGGATTACAGGCAATGGAAGGCAATCAAATATACTGGCGTAAGTCGTTTCCTTATTTAGATGATTAGAGTGGtgaaaatatggaaataaatgaAACTTTTGCCTAAATTACCTATTAAGTGATGATTAGTTATCGAGGGAAAAAGGTAATAATCAAGAagttatttactattattatggTAGTGAAACTTGATAAATGTACGTATGAATATGTTTTTGtcggtaaaagtatcatagagactTATAATAAAAGTAAATTGCTATgtcatttttacttaaaaaaaaattactgatAAGTGTTATATAGAGAACTAgagatatgataaaaaaaatacactaaaaaccACCATAAGCTAAGCTTTCGCGCATGGGAtacatgtaagtgaattttataagtttaaatttgtGAGGTACTTAGGATAACATATGTGTGCTTGTTAGATACAAAGTTCATTCAACATAAGCTACGTGAGAATTTTACTCGATAGTATCACTCAAGTAAGGGCAAATGTTTCAATCGAATGGAGTGAAATAGAGTTAATTAAGTTGACGagttatattttatcattttaatttaattttaaaaaattaattgagttgagaaaatttaatttgagtcgaatcaagtgaaattattcaattaaattaaaaaaatttaaacctatgaaattaaaagaaaattacagTATCACGAGTTCCATGTTTgagcatatatatttaaaaaatatttttattttttttgtattttttgttgaAACTTGAAAGGGAccagtttatttattttttaaattgacaaAGACCAAATGGATATttacattaatatattatttgagttattcaaattgtaaaattaaactCAACTCAAACTCAAAAAACCAAACTACTTATTCGAGTTTGACTTGAAAATATCAAATAACTCAattgattaattcaaaatttgataatgaaaatagtgaaaacaatttggtatgtatttgtcaaaatgaaaatgaaaaatataagtaaataatcaaattaaagtataattcattaaaaatgtattacaatagtaaaataaaatgcaattaaataaaaaaaagtttaaaggttataaaaataaaaataaaatacttctAAAAGGATTCGAAACGGGATAAATTTAATGCCTAacaaaaaatttttttaaaaattatttatttttattatgaatatattattaAGTGAATGTCTATTAAGATCAGGATATGTTTTGATGTATtctaaattctaatagtcattaaaaGTAGATCTTTTACTTATAAATAAAGACTTTAgagaatttgtaaatattttgattgatcaataaaatacactcTCACTTTATTCTCCCATTCTCTATGTTCTTTGCTCACTATCTATTTATTTTAGAAcagttttcaacttttttttcattttttgtaaaacatttttattgaaaataatgaCAACATGTTTTCTTTTACCAATTTTcacgtatttttatttttattttataaaattcattttcaaaatttttaaccaaacatgtttttgtctttattttgatgatttttatgcaAATAACATACAAGTCCATTAAGTGTTGTGGacattatattttcttttcaatataattgtgatttaaattttgaatttcacaTCTAAATTTAGCACTTACGGCTGTTttagtatttgtattttttttagttcaatttgGTCTTTAAACTTGGTAATTAGGTCTATTTTGGTTCATAAACTTAGATTCTGTCTAGATTTGATGATATGACCAATGTTATTAGAACATGACCGGATTAGATAGACCAAAAACTGATTGATATAATAGTTTAAACAAATTAACTTGAAAATTGCTTGGAGTTGGTAAAAATTGAAAACCGAGACAAAAAGCGATAGTAGAACAagtttagtaaattttttatttttagaattttatgaaattttaattgattattatTAGTCTAATGATTAAACCAATCGAActagttaaataaaaaattgatggtttgactTGTTTAACCACTTATCTAATTATTAAAATACTGTGTTTAACACAATCCCATAGTATCATGTcattaaacttttataattttcaagttcagAACTAAAATATACTTAATTGTCAAGTACTACAAGTATCAAAGTACAAATACAAAAGTCAAACTTGATTATGAAATTGAGAAAACAAAAACTATATTGTCCACGACCTCGTCAAACTTAATAGTATGACACGTAATTGAATCATACACAAAGATACACATACAAATTCTTAATACACTAATTTTTATGCTATTTTAGATGTGTTTTCTTTCACAAGAATTTgtttaatatgaattttaaatactGTTTTCCACGTTTTTTTGTAAGAAGTTGATATCGATGGATAATACTAACCCCTTTCACGTGAAGAACAATATATTGAATGACGTAATCAAAGATGTAATCATTTGGATTAAGAAATCAAGGGATATCTATTGAGAAATGATTCAAATCATGTATTTTGGTGATGTGTGGTCCATATATGTGGGTAAGTTACAACATTCATTAGCCTATAAAATCCATTAGCTTTTTTATTCTAGCTAACACAAATCATATTCCCATCCCCCCATGGAGTGCAATAAGCAAGTGCAGGTAGTAGATGATGAGCAGCAAGTTGTAAGTTGCCACTTGAAATCAGCATCCTTTGATGAGATCCAACAAAGACGATCTGCAAATTATAAGCCTAACATTTGGCAATATGATTTCTTACAATCCCTTCCAAGCATATATGATGTCAGCTTCATTTCACTCCAATCATTCTCTCCCTttctatatatattgtttttttataataaaaacttTGTAATTGCATGTTGGGTCTTTTTCAAAGCACTTTTCTCCCTTCAACTAAATTAACCCCCAAGTACATTTGCAGGGTGTGGAATATAAGTTAAGGGCTGAGAGTTTGAAAGAGAATGTGAAGGACATTTTTGTGGAAGCAAAGGACCAATTAGCCAAATTGGAGCTGATTGACATTATCAGAAAACTAGGCCTTGGGGACCTTTTTGCAGAGGAAACGCATAAAGCTTTACAAACTGTAGTATCTTCcatgaaaaacaacaaaaatggtgAAGAAGAAGAACTCTATATGACTGCTTTACGCTTCAAGCTCCTTAGGCTGCATGGCTACGACATTTCACAAGGCATGAAATCTAATCATTATCTCTAGATTAAACTATCTTTTTACAGTATATCTAACTCTCATGAACTACACAGATGTATTCAATGCAGTCTCAATAACCAAATGCAGTGACATCAAGGGATTGCTTGAACTCTTTGAAGCTTCGTATCTAGCTTTTGAAGGAGAAACCATTTTGGATGAAGCTAAAGCTTTTTCAATGGAAGCTCTTAGGAATGTTTATCCTACACTGGATTTGAACTTAGCTAAGGAAGTTGCTCATGCTTTGGAACTTCCAATGCATTGGAGAGTACAGTGGTTTGATGTTAAATGGCGCATCACCATGTATGAAACATACAATAAAAACATAGACAAACGCTTTCTTGAATTGGCTAAACTTAACTTTAACACAGTCCAAGCCATACTTCAGAAAGATCTAAGGACCAATAGACATTGGCTAaacataggcgattgggacatgctggtgaaaaagctttgcagacattggcgaagcaaggcttgttgaaaggtgcaaattcttgcaaaatggaattctgtgaacattgtgttctgggcaagcagaagagggtaaaatttggttcagcaattcacaatacgaaaggaattctggactatgttcacagtgatgtgtggggacctaccaaagtggcttctttgggaggtatgcactattttgtcacttttcttgatgattattcaagaaaagtatgggtgtatctaatgaaaagaaaaaatgaagttttggatgcatttctgaagtggaagaagatggtggagactcagacaggtcgaaaggtcaaacaacttcgatcagataatggtactgagtacaaaaatgatccatttctacaagtatgtcaagatgagggcattgtgcgacacttcactgttcgagatacaccacagcagaatggggtggcagaacgcatgaatcggactatactggagaaagttcgatgtatgttgtccaatgctggattgggcaaggaattttgggctgaggcagttacatatgcgtgccatctaattaaccgattgccatcagctgcaataaatagaaaaactcctatggagatgtggattggtaaacctgctactgattatgattctttacatgtttttggttccactgcatattatcatgtaaaagaatctaagttagacccaagagcaaagaaagcattattcatgggtataactggtggtgtaaaaggataccgtctctggtgtcctgatacaaggaagattgttttcagtagagatgtaacttttgatgaatcaaccatgatgaagaacgaggattcacaaaaggatgacaaaaccagtagtactttgcagcaggtggagtttgaaaaggttaatgatgatctagctaatattaaaagaacaaatgatgaagaagtttcgacccaagaacttctacagcaacaagattcaattgcatataggaggccaagaagagagattcgtaagcctgctcgctttgatgatatggtggcctatgcacttccaattgcagatgatgatgttccttccacttacacagaagcaataagtaactctgatggtgtaaagtggaagcaagctatgaatgaagaaatgcagtctcttcataaaaataggacttgggagttggtgagactgcccaagggaaagaaggcaattggatgcaaatgggtatatgcaaagaaggaaggatttcctggtaaaaatgaaattcgatacaaggctagattggtagcaaagggttacgctcagaaagaagaaatagactacaatgaagtgttttctccagttgtgaagcattcgtctattcgaattttgctagccttggttgcgcaatacgatcttgaactagttcagcttgatgtgaagacagcatttttacacggtgatttggaagaggaaatctatatgactcagcctgatggattcaatgttgctgataaagaaaattgggtttgcaaactgacaaagtcgctttatggattgaaacaatctccgaggcagtggtacaagcgatttgatcagttcatgaaagggcaaaggtacacaagaagtaaatttgatcattgcgtatattttcagaagctacaagaaggaactttcatatacttgctcttatatgttgatgatatgctgatagcatctaagagcaaagttgagattgagagattgaagactcaactcaatctcgagtttgagatgaaagatctaggtgaagctaagaagattcttggcatggaaatatgtagagatagagctcatggcagagttagcttgtctcagaagcagtatttgaagaaagtactacagcagtttggcatgaacgagcagaccaaacctgtaagtaccccgttggcttctcatttcaagctttctgcacaactatctccttcgacgaatacggaacgagaatacatgttgcaagttccgtattctaatgcagtgggtagcttgatgtatgcaatggtgtgtacaagacccgacatttcacaggcagttagtatagtgagcaggtatatgcataatcctggaaaaggacattggcaagctgtgaaatggattctacggtatattcagaagaccgtggatgttggattactgttcaagcaggataatacacttggtaaaggtgttattgggtacgttgattctgactatgccggtgatttggacaagcgaagatcaaccaccggttatgtgtttacacttgctggaggaccaataagttggaagtctacactacagtctacagttgcattgtcaaccacagaagccgaatacatggctgtaacagaggctgtaaatgaggctatttggttacaaggtatggctaaaaccttggggttggttcaggagcatattaacgtgtattgtgatagtcaaagtgctattcatttagcaaagaatcaagtctatcatgcacgtaaaaaacatatcgacgtacgattccattttgtgcgggaaattattgaagaggggaaaatttatcttcagaagatcaagactgcagataatcccgcagatatgatgaccaaggtggtaacaacaaccaagttcgaacattgtttgaacttgatcaatatcctgcaagtttaacagttgaagaaggcactatcaagtattgttgtcaaaggaaGAAAGAATtctgtgaagataagattatcctaatcaaatcttcaaggtggagattattggatacctacaatctttgacttttcaaagatgaatagtggcagaaagttggcaccgaaaggcaccgaaagtagaaagtaagattggttggcaagttgggttaaaagttggcattggataattgcaattttggtccctaattgtatagggacattgcaagttgatccttaaacctcaactataaataggcctaaccatctcttactttcttcatcccacacttgccattctctacttaaggcaattgttctctctccctatttgtaaactttcacttgtattttggagtgaaatatatttggtagtgcccgaggacgtaggcaaaatttgctgaacctcgttaaaattctagtgttctttattttttgttctgcatattttgcaagtgtcattgtagtgatttattgtgctattaaattacgatagagggatattctggctaggaaagatctggtatgtaagcgatcctcgtgatccacctctctttcctgggaattgaacttagtgtgatttttcagtacaataattttactctttcacacgcttacGCGCAACAATAATAATGGAAGCTACCTATGTGCAGGGGACTCAAACCGCCAACCTAAAGCATATTAACTACATTAATCTCTTTGCATTCAGGTGACTTACATAACTATATTACACACTATAGGGTCACCTCTCCCCTGAGTCTTGCTAGTCATATTTCTATATCTTCATCAATCGAGGTACTCTTTTTCCGGTACACAGCTCTTGACAGAGGAGAGAAACAAAATCCCGACATAGGGACAATACTTTAAAGTTGTTGGGGGTTCGACTGTCTACCTATCAGACAACACTTTGAAAACTTGGAGAGAAACAAAATCCCGACATAGGGACAATACTTTAAAGTTGTTGGGGGATCGACTGTCTACCTATCAGACAACACTTTGAAAACTTCTCCTAAAAGAGTTAACCTTTAAACAAtatttatttcatgtttgtaaAGCATCTGTTGAAAAAACTGTCTTAAGCTCAGGTGGGATTCAAGCAAAACTCTGGATCTACCCGAGTGCATGAAAACATGCTTTCAAGCTCTATACGATATTACCAATGAAATTGCTTCAGACATACAAGAACTCAATGGTTGGCAAGTCCAAGCACTACTTCATATGAGGAAAGCGGTACTATGTTTACATAAATGAATACCCTTGTTTAATCAATTCAAGTTTTGTATCTTACATTAGATTTTATTTTGCAGTGGATAGGATTTTGTAAAGCACTATTTGTAGAAGCAAAATGGTATAATAAAGGATATAGTCCTTCCCTTGAAGAATATTTAAGCAATGCATTAATTTCATCAGGAGCCATTGTGATTTCCATTCACACAATGCTCTCAGTGGGGAGTACTGATGAAAAAATTATCAATCTATTGGGAAAAGATGAAGATCTTGTTTACAACATCAGCATCATAACACGACTTTACAACGATTTAGGAACTTCAAtggtatttttttttctcatgacaccaattcaatcatgattttttttagtgaTGCAAAAATTATTGAATGAATTGTAACAGGCGGAGAAAGAGAGAGGGGATGCACCATCATCAATCCATTGTTACATGCGAGAAATGAATGTTTCAGAGAAAGAAGCTGAAGAACATATCAAGAGCATGATCAACAATACATGGAAGAAAATAAATGGGCAATGTTTGAAGAATCAATCACATAATTTGCTCCCATGTTCTTTTGTTAAGGTTACTACTAACGTTGCACGTATGGTGCAATGTCTGTATCAGTTTGGTTTGGTGATGGGTTCGGCGTTCAAGACCAAGAGACTCGAAACCATATCATTTCTCTTTTAATTGAGCCATTCAATTTGGATAATACTGCAAAGGATGAGGAAAATAAGGGAAAGAAGAAAAGTGAAGGCTACTCTAAAGTACAAATTTGAACTTTGTGATGCATGTATGTAGATGCTTCACAAGATTCCACGTGCTACACAACTTGGGTGGAAATTCGAACGTTGTTATTTGTAATAGTttttatgtatcaattatgttTACTTTACTacttgaatttgatgatgatagGTGGTGGGACGCTTGATGTTGAATGGTGATGATAGgggcttttttttataaaaaataacctaaataatttaattaattattaaaatgactcacttttttaattaaatacaaaaataatttgaaatttatagtAAAAGTTAGTGGAGTCAAATGATTTGGTGCCaccaacatgccacgtcagcaggaagtataaaaaaaataattttttggtgaAACTATATAGAATGGCTCTACTTGTATAAATACTAAGGAAATActgaaatttctaaaaatatggggagacttaaaaaaattaaccattttctgGTGGAGCCAATTAATATGGCTCCACCAGATTCCCCAGTCTGCGATgtcagtttctttttttttttacttttttgatttttttgacttttttttatgttttgtctttta includes these proteins:
- the LOC107925033 gene encoding alpha-farnesene synthase-like — encoded protein: MECNKQVQVVDDEQQVVSCHLKSASFDEIQQRRSANYKPNIWQYDFLQSLPSIYDGVEYKLRAESLKENVKDIFVEAKDQLAKLELIDIIRKLGLGDLFAEETHKALQTVVSSMKNNKNGEEEELYMTALRFKLLRLHGYDISQDVFNAVSITKCSDIKGLLELFEASYLAFEGETILDEAKAFSMEALRNVYPTLDLNLAKEVAHALELPMHWRVQWFDVKWRITMYETYNKNIDKRFLELAKLNFNTVQAILQKDLRTNRHWLNIGDWDMLGTQTANLKHINYINLFAFRWDSSKTLDLPECMKTCFQALYDITNEIASDIQELNGWQVQALLHMRKAWIGFCKALFVEAKWYNKGYSPSLEEYLSNALISSGAIVISIHTMLSVGSTDEKIINLLGKDEDLVYNISIITRLYNDLGTSMAEKERGDAPSSIHCYMREMNVSEKEAEEHIKSMINNTWKKINGQCLKNQSHNLLPCSFVKVTTNVARMVQCLYQFGLVMGSAFKTKRLETISFLF